One segment of Carassius auratus strain Wakin chromosome 2, ASM336829v1, whole genome shotgun sequence DNA contains the following:
- the LOC113039623 gene encoding myosin light chain kinase 3, with translation MSFANSSTGIDLLKGRIDTLSSKMDRLISIQEKVLSRLDGMSQDIGGIEKDVETLKVVKEDIHFPPVIRTGPANEMKEMCQEMNSIMLAVNQRSEQQTQKLEGMESLMMSIQQVVSFIGENVKTSQIMDILFKGPASRKTKTNSSLRSKDSKIKLISKCQTSDNNEPVTIKLRDHKVKDGKFHLSLKGLKAQKKKPPDSNVDTISLKKQALLLEEVQKLNQENAERTEASQHLEKCMQKSDDGLVTIVQQDLILEEDKPVEPKQENSSIEENEVMLELKEDEMKDAEPKIEEVQAGTAKLVEEETKELPPKTKDILKDQEVEGTEDETITEGPSEPSIPDTEPSTPIDNSVQSIESEQTDELTTSSKRRVTKEDLGLDDHKKSRVEEGENQSDQEPHEPEDLCGVFKADGVEIKLDFSKQKKEHYEHEDYKDYKDHFFIDCTPPPPAPFSHRVVSAKPNQINNFYTINRQEVLGGGRFGQVYKCIENSSGLTLAAKIIKARSQKEKEVVKNEIQVMNQLDHANLIQLYAAYESRNDVILVLEYVDGGELFDRIIDENYKLTELETVMFIRQICEGLHYIHKMYILHLDLKPENILCVSRLTHKVKIIDFGLARKYQPKEKLRVSFGTPEFLSPEVINYDFVSFNTDMWSLGVIVYMLLSGLSPFLGDDNNETLNNILACQWNFEEDEFSEVSEEAKDFISKLLVLDKSWRIGATEALKHPWLADSAVHYRLHQKNNMCRSRRNSCLPPPES, from the exons ATGAGTTTTGCTAACTCCAGCACAGGTATTGACCTGCTCAAGGGTAGGATTGATACCTTGAGCAGCAAAATGGACAGGCTCATAAGTATCCAAGAAAAAGTGCTCAGCCGACTCGATGGCATGTCTCAGGACATTGGTGGAATTGAGAAAGATGTTGAAACTCTGAAAGTGGTAAAGGAAGATATCCATTTTCCTCCTGTTATCCGAACAGGACCGGCCAATGAGATGAAGGAGATGTGCCAAGAAATGAACAGCATCATGTTGGCTGTAAATCAACGCTCAGAGCAGCAAACACAAAAACTGGAGGGAATGGAAAGTCTGATGATGAGCATTCAGCAAGTGGTCAGCTTTATTGGAGAAAATGTGAAAACCTCCCAaatcatggatattttgttcaaaGGTCCGGCGTCCCGGAAGACCAAAACAAATTCGTCCCTCAGATCCAAGGACAGTAAAATCAAACTGATCAGCAAATGCCAGACCTCAGATAACAATGAACCTGTCACTATAAAG CTAAGAGACCACAAAGTTAAAGATGGGAAGTTTCATCTGAGCCTCAAAGGCCTCAAAGCACAGAAGAAGAAACCACCTGATTCAAATG TAGATACAATCTCTTTGAAGAAGCAGGCACTGTTGCTTGAAGAGGTTCAAAAACTAAATCAAGAAAATGCAGAACGCACTGAAGCATCCCAACATCTGGAAAAATGCATGCAGAAATCAGATGATGGCTTGGTTACTATAGTTCAGCAGGACCTTATCCTGGAGGAAGACAAGCCAGTTGAACCTAAGCAAGAGAACAGCTCGATAGAAGAGAATGAGGTCATGCTGGAGCTGAAAGAGGATGAGATGAAAGACGCAGAGCCGAAGATAGAGGAGGTCCAAGCAGGAACAGCTAAACTAGTGGAAGAAGAGACTAAGGAGCTGCCACCAAAGACCAAAGACATACTCAAAGATCAGGAGGTAGAGGGAACGGAGGACGAGACAATTACTGAAGGTCCTTCAGAACCCAGCATTCCTGATACAGAGCCTTCTACACCAATTGATAACTCAGTGCAAAG CATTGAGTCTGAGCAGACGGATGAACTGACTACCAGCAGCAAACGACGTGTGACAAAAGAAGATCTGGGTTTGGATGACCACAAGAAGAGCAGGGTTGAGGAGGGAGAAAACCAGAGCGATCAGGAGCCACATGAACCTGAAGATCTCTGTGGTGTTTTCAAAGCCGATGGTGTGGAAATCAAGTTGGATTTCAGCAAACAGAAGAAGGAGCACTATGAGCATGAAGATTACAAGGATTACAAGGATCACTTCTTCATTG ATTGCACCCCACCTCCACCAGCACCCTTCAGCCACCGCGTGGTGTCTGCCAAACCCAACCAGATTAACAACTTCTACACTATCAACCGACAGGAGGTTCTCGGAGG AGGTCGATTTGGTCAGGTGTATAAATGCATTGAAAATTCCTCTGGACTTACTTTGGCTGCAAAGATAATCAAAGCTAGGAGTCAAAAAGAAAAg GAGGTAGTGAAGAATGAGATTCAGGTGATGAACCAGCTCGACCACGCCAACCTGATCCAGCTCTACGCAGCCTACGAGTCCAGGAATGACGTTATCCTTGTACTTGAATA TGTTGATGGAGGTGAACTCTTCGACAGAATCATCGATGAGAACTATAAGCTGACAGAGCTTGAAACAGTGATGTTCATCAGGCAGATCTGTGAAGGCTTGCATTACATACACAAAATGTATATCCTCCATCTGGATCTAAAG CCAGAGAACATTCTATGTGTCAGCAGACTCACACATAAAGTCAAGATCATCGACTTCGGACTGGCCAGGAA GTATCAGCCCAAAGAGAAGTTGCGTGTGAGTTTCGGGACGCCAGAGTTTCTCTCTCCTGAGGTGATCAACTATGATTTTGTGTCGTTCAACACGGACATGTGGAGTCTGGGTGTGATCGTGTACATGCT GCTCAGTGGTTTGTCACCCTTCCTCGGCGACGATAACAATGAGACGCTGAACAACATTTTGGCCTGTCAGTGGAACTTCGAGGAGGATGAATTCTCAGAAGTCTCAGAAGAAGCCAAGGATTTCATTTCCAAACTGCTTGTGCTGGATAAAAG ctGGAGGATAGGAGCCACTGAAGCGCTGAAGCACCCCTGGCTGGCGGATTCAGCCGTTCACTACCGACTGCATCAGAAG AACAACATGTGCCGCTCGCGCAGAAACTCTTGTCTGCCTCCTCCTGAGAGCTAA